The following proteins are encoded in a genomic region of Rhizobium sp. CCGE531:
- a CDS encoding cell envelope integrity EipB family protein, translating into MFRSSLAATVVSGLGILSLGISAANAAGPSGLIAHRAVYDLELKDASDRSGISGMVGRMVYEFEGSDCAGFTTNFRFVTKIDTGDSTRVSDQQTTTFEDLGKRLFRFETKSFTDNQLDKDVRGAASDDQKGIKVDLMQPHSKQVELIQSRFPTEHMLDIIHNAKLGKNFFEAQVFDGSDDGDKPLIATTVVGKAQPPATDDPDADKAGAFAKTSFWPVTVAYFNEKSTGDATPVYRMSFKLYENGITRDLTMDYGDFVLTGKLTKLEVLDAKACQ; encoded by the coding sequence ATGTTCCGCTCGAGTCTTGCTGCCACCGTCGTTTCGGGGCTGGGCATTCTGTCACTGGGGATTTCCGCAGCCAATGCAGCCGGTCCGAGCGGGCTGATCGCGCATCGCGCCGTCTATGATCTCGAGCTGAAGGATGCTTCGGATCGCTCCGGCATTTCCGGCATGGTCGGCCGCATGGTCTATGAGTTCGAAGGCTCCGATTGCGCCGGATTCACCACCAACTTCCGTTTCGTGACGAAGATCGACACAGGCGATTCCACCCGTGTCAGCGACCAGCAGACGACCACGTTCGAGGATCTCGGGAAGCGCCTGTTCCGCTTCGAGACCAAGTCCTTTACCGACAACCAGCTCGACAAGGACGTGCGGGGAGCCGCAAGCGACGATCAGAAGGGCATCAAGGTCGATCTGATGCAGCCGCATAGCAAGCAGGTCGAACTTATCCAGAGCCGTTTCCCGACCGAGCATATGCTCGACATCATCCACAATGCCAAGCTCGGCAAGAATTTCTTCGAGGCGCAGGTCTTCGACGGCTCCGACGATGGCGACAAGCCGCTCATCGCCACCACGGTCGTGGGCAAGGCGCAGCCTCCGGCCACGGACGATCCCGATGCCGACAAGGCCGGCGCCTTCGCCAAGACGTCTTTCTGGCCGGTGACCGTGGCCTATTTCAACGAGAAGTCCACAGGCGATGCCACGCCCGTCTACCGCATGTCCTTCAAACTCTACGAGAACGGCATAACGCGCGATCTCACCATGGATTACGGCGACTTCGTACTGACCGGCAAGCTTACCAAGCTCGAGGTTCTCGATGCCAAGGCGTGCCAGTAG
- a CDS encoding toxic anion resistance protein translates to MSNTDISTGSTNSLPVVVADPAEIARIGDGIDLTDRAGISVYGDRAQQAVSDYSDRILREVRNRDLGEVGKLLTDIIVKSKKLDPASLKDEGFLSRMFSSFRARLERFKEQFEDVAGQIDRIGLELDRHKDILRRDIALLDDLHEETKQSIVQLDAYVQAGKDFAERFRSTELPRLKSAADAASANPGGGMLEAQIYQDSLQALDRLEKRIFYLQQARQLGIQQLPQIRIVQSGDETLIENLQATSALTVPAWKQKMVILLGLTQQKSALDLQKTVTDATNDMIRQASKMMKDQAIAIEQQSQRGIVDIDTLAAANRDLIDTIGGVLKVQEDGRAKRAEAEQRMQKMTIELKKAMIEAR, encoded by the coding sequence ATGAGCAATACCGATATCTCCACCGGTTCCACCAACAGCCTGCCGGTTGTCGTCGCCGATCCGGCGGAAATCGCCCGCATCGGCGACGGCATCGATCTGACCGATCGCGCGGGCATTTCCGTCTATGGCGATCGCGCGCAGCAAGCCGTTTCCGATTATTCCGATCGTATCCTGCGCGAAGTTCGCAATCGCGATCTTGGCGAGGTCGGCAAGCTGCTGACCGATATCATCGTCAAATCGAAGAAGCTGGACCCCGCCTCCTTGAAGGACGAGGGTTTCCTCTCGCGGATGTTTTCCTCGTTCAGGGCGAGGCTGGAGCGCTTCAAGGAGCAATTCGAGGATGTGGCCGGCCAGATCGATCGCATCGGGCTCGAGCTCGATCGGCACAAGGACATCTTGCGCCGGGATATCGCCCTTCTGGACGATCTGCACGAGGAGACCAAGCAGTCCATCGTGCAGCTCGATGCGTATGTGCAGGCCGGCAAGGATTTTGCCGAGCGTTTTCGGTCGACCGAACTCCCCCGGCTGAAGAGCGCCGCCGATGCGGCCTCCGCCAATCCGGGCGGCGGCATGCTGGAAGCGCAGATCTACCAGGATAGCCTTCAGGCCCTCGATCGGCTGGAGAAGCGGATTTTTTATCTGCAGCAGGCACGCCAGCTCGGCATTCAGCAATTGCCGCAGATCCGGATTGTCCAGTCGGGCGACGAAACCCTGATCGAAAACCTGCAGGCGACCTCGGCGCTGACGGTGCCGGCCTGGAAGCAGAAGATGGTGATCCTGCTCGGCCTGACGCAGCAGAAATCCGCGCTCGACCTGCAGAAGACGGTCACCGACGCCACCAATGACATGATCCGCCAAGCCTCGAAAATGATGAAGGATCAGGCGATCGCCATAGAACAGCAGTCGCAGCGCGGTATCGTCGACATCGACACACTTGCGGCTGCCAACCGCGACCTGATCGACACGATCGGCGGTGTCCTGAAGGTGCAGGAGGATGGCCGCGCCAAGCGGGCAGAGGCCGAGCAGCGGATGCAGAAAATGACCATAGAGCTCAAGAAAGCAATGATCGAGGCGCGGTAA
- the tsf gene encoding translation elongation factor Ts, with product MTEITAALVKELREKSGAGMMDCKKALTETNGDIEAAIDWLRAKGISKADKKSGRTAAEGLVAIAGAGHKAVVVELNSETDFVARNDAFQDLARGIAEVALSTDGTVEAISAATYPASGKPVADTIKDAIATIGENMTLRRAAKLEVEHGVVATYIHNAAGDGIGKLGVLVALKSVGDKAVLTSIGRQVAMHIAATNPLAIRAEEVDAAVAERERNVFIEQSRESGKPEAIIEKMVEGRMRKFFEEVALLSQAFVINPDLTVAAAIKEAEKTAGAPIEVVGMARLLLGEGVEKEETDFAAEVAAVAKG from the coding sequence ATGACCGAGATTACGGCTGCACTGGTGAAGGAACTGCGCGAAAAGTCTGGCGCAGGCATGATGGACTGCAAGAAGGCGCTGACCGAAACCAACGGCGATATCGAAGCAGCGATCGACTGGCTGCGCGCCAAGGGCATCTCTAAGGCCGACAAGAAGTCCGGCCGCACCGCCGCTGAAGGCTTGGTCGCCATTGCCGGCGCCGGCCACAAGGCCGTTGTCGTCGAGCTCAATTCCGAAACCGACTTCGTTGCCCGTAACGATGCCTTCCAGGACCTCGCCCGCGGCATCGCCGAAGTTGCGCTGTCCACCGACGGCACGGTCGAAGCCATTTCGGCTGCGACCTACCCCGCATCCGGCAAGCCGGTTGCCGACACCATCAAGGACGCGATCGCAACCATCGGCGAGAACATGACGCTTCGTCGTGCAGCCAAGCTGGAAGTCGAGCACGGCGTCGTGGCGACCTACATCCACAACGCTGCCGGCGACGGTATCGGCAAGCTCGGCGTTCTGGTCGCCCTGAAGTCGGTCGGCGACAAGGCCGTTCTGACGTCGATCGGCCGCCAGGTTGCCATGCACATTGCCGCTACCAACCCGCTGGCTATCCGCGCCGAAGAAGTCGATGCGGCGGTCGCCGAGCGCGAACGCAACGTCTTCATCGAGCAGTCCCGCGAATCCGGCAAGCCGGAAGCCATCATTGAAAAGATGGTGGAAGGCCGCATGCGCAAGTTCTTCGAGGAAGTCGCTCTTCTTTCGCAGGCTTTCGTCATCAACCCGGACCTGACGGTCGCTGCTGCCATCAAGGAAGCCGAAAAGACCGCCGGCGCCCCGATCGAAGTCGTCGGCATGGCCCGTCTGCTCCTCGGCGAAGGCGTCGAGAAGGAAGAGACCGACTTCGCCGCCGAAGTCGCCGCTGTAGCCAAGGGCTGA
- the pyrH gene encoding UMP kinase translates to MSQPIYKRVLLKASGEALMGSQGFGIDVTVADRIASDIAEARAMGVEVGVVVGGGNIFRGVAVASKGGDRVTGDHMGMLGTIINALALATSLRKLDIDTVVLSAISMPEICESFSQRATLYHLSLGRVVIFAGGTGNPFFTTDSAAALRAAEMGAEAIFKGTQVDGIYSADPKKFPDAERFDHLTHSQVLEKGLAVMDVAAVALARENSIPIVVFSIHEEGGFAQILTGGGRKTIVSDN, encoded by the coding sequence ATGTCTCAGCCGATCTACAAGCGCGTACTGCTCAAGGCCTCCGGCGAAGCCCTGATGGGTAGCCAGGGGTTCGGCATCGACGTGACCGTCGCCGACCGGATTGCGTCCGACATCGCGGAAGCGCGCGCGATGGGCGTCGAGGTCGGCGTGGTCGTCGGCGGCGGCAATATCTTCCGTGGCGTTGCCGTGGCCTCCAAGGGCGGCGACCGTGTGACCGGCGATCACATGGGCATGCTCGGCACCATCATCAATGCGCTCGCTCTGGCGACCTCGCTGCGTAAACTCGATATCGACACCGTCGTGCTCTCGGCCATCTCGATGCCGGAAATCTGCGAAAGCTTCTCGCAGCGTGCCACGCTTTATCATCTCTCGCTTGGTCGCGTGGTGATCTTTGCCGGCGGCACCGGCAATCCGTTCTTCACGACAGATTCCGCCGCCGCGCTGCGTGCCGCCGAGATGGGCGCGGAAGCGATCTTCAAGGGCACACAGGTCGACGGCATCTACTCCGCCGATCCGAAGAAATTCCCCGATGCCGAGCGCTTCGACCATCTGACTCACAGCCAGGTGCTCGAAAAGGGACTGGCCGTCATGGATGTGGCCGCCGTGGCGCTTGCTCGCGAAAACTCCATTCCGATCGTCGTCTTCTCGATTCACGAGGAGGGCGGTTTCGCCCAAATCTTGACCGGCGGCGGCCGCAAGACCATCGTATCAGACAATTGA
- a CDS encoding HIT family protein, with translation MTSPAYDDNNIFAKILKGDIPSYRVYEDEHTVAFMDVMPQSPGHTLVMPKSPSRNIFDADTAALQHAIAVVQKIAIAVQEAFDADGVYIAQFNEPAAGQTVFHLHFHIIPRLEGIALKPHSGKMEDGAVLAENARKIIEALA, from the coding sequence ATGACCAGCCCCGCCTATGACGACAACAATATCTTCGCGAAGATCCTGAAGGGCGATATCCCGTCCTATCGTGTCTATGAGGATGAGCACACGGTCGCCTTCATGGATGTGATGCCGCAGTCGCCCGGCCATACGCTGGTTATGCCGAAGTCACCGTCCCGCAACATTTTCGATGCCGATACGGCCGCATTGCAGCACGCAATCGCTGTCGTCCAGAAGATCGCCATTGCGGTTCAGGAAGCCTTCGATGCCGACGGTGTCTATATCGCCCAGTTCAACGAACCAGCCGCCGGCCAGACCGTGTTCCATCTGCATTTCCACATCATCCCGCGCCTCGAAGGCATCGCGCTGAAGCCGCATTCGGGCAAGATGGAGGATGGCGCGGTGCTGGCGGAAAACGCCAGGAAAATCATCGAGGCGCTGGCCTGA
- a CDS encoding RidA family protein → MSDAIEGRLKELGIVLPQAAAPAANYVPYVISGNLLYLSGQLPMENGKIGVTGHLGNDVDVAGGQRAAELCAINILAQAKAALGGNLGRIKRLIKLNGFVASTPDFVEQHLVINGASNLLANVLGEAGKHARAAVGMAALPLNAAVEIDAILEIA, encoded by the coding sequence ATGTCCGACGCCATCGAGGGTCGCCTGAAGGAACTCGGCATCGTTCTGCCACAGGCCGCGGCACCGGCCGCCAACTATGTTCCCTATGTCATCAGCGGCAATCTTCTCTATCTGTCGGGGCAGCTGCCGATGGAAAACGGCAAGATCGGCGTGACGGGCCATCTCGGCAACGACGTCGATGTCGCCGGCGGCCAGCGCGCGGCCGAGCTCTGCGCCATCAATATTCTTGCCCAGGCGAAAGCCGCGCTCGGCGGTAATCTCGGCCGGATCAAGCGGCTGATCAAGCTGAACGGCTTCGTTGCTTCGACCCCGGATTTCGTCGAACAACATCTTGTGATCAACGGCGCCTCCAATCTTCTGGCAAATGTATTGGGCGAAGCCGGCAAGCATGCCCGCGCAGCCGTCGGCATGGCCGCCTTGCCGCTCAATGCCGCCGTTGAAATCGATGCCATTCTGGAAATTGCATAA
- a CDS encoding 5-bromo-4-chloroindolyl phosphate hydrolysis family protein: MRNWFGNDWNWIVAGLAAAIVVPVLSFVAGMPIWIAAIIGLLVFVGLIFVLAPKRMFEGLDAKAIGRGRLDFARDLLSAATPAAQRLEASASQIVSKETAKRVRHLAEIAADVFAKVEANPESAGTVRRFLSYYLPRAAEVAEGFAVIEAKRQPDAVRLQEVGLVLTKLEDAFVHYSDSLVEDRLDTLDTELRLIQASLKEDIGR, from the coding sequence ATGCGCAATTGGTTCGGCAATGACTGGAATTGGATCGTGGCGGGCCTTGCCGCCGCCATCGTCGTTCCTGTCCTCAGCTTTGTTGCCGGCATGCCGATATGGATCGCGGCGATCATCGGCCTCTTGGTTTTCGTCGGCCTGATCTTCGTCCTTGCACCGAAGCGTATGTTCGAAGGGCTGGATGCGAAGGCGATCGGCAGGGGACGTCTGGATTTTGCCCGCGACCTGTTGAGCGCGGCGACACCCGCCGCGCAAAGGCTGGAAGCGTCGGCGAGCCAGATCGTCAGCAAGGAAACGGCAAAACGGGTGCGACATCTGGCTGAAATCGCCGCCGACGTCTTTGCCAAGGTGGAGGCCAATCCGGAAAGCGCCGGCACGGTCCGGCGGTTCCTCAGCTATTATCTGCCGCGGGCAGCGGAGGTGGCGGAAGGATTTGCCGTGATCGAGGCAAAACGCCAGCCGGATGCCGTCCGCCTGCAGGAGGTCGGTCTCGTTCTGACCAAACTCGAAGACGCTTTCGTACACTATTCCGATAGCCTGGTCGAAGACAGGCTTGATACGCTTGATACCGAGCTGCGCCTCATACAGGCCTCGCTCAAAGAGGACATAGGACGCTGA
- a CDS encoding substrate-binding domain-containing protein, producing MAISRRAFGVGLLAAGVAGTGGYFAVKDRPELQGLLGNRTKLFGFIGGEKEAFLADNDVISALHGYGLEINSRVAGSVEMVREQALLSQNPAFLWPSSSIMVDIARQGGIKIRNDRVILNTPIVVYSWQPVVDGLTKAGLVTTTPEGQHQLDLKALLDAMLAGTNWSKLGVNSLYGQARIVSTDPNRSNSGFMFSGLVLSLLSGNVASTESLPQFGDKAQAIFRNMGFKSSSSGKLFEQYLAGGIGGEPMIVGYENQLVEWIIADPKRWQRIQAGNSAKPVVLYPHPTVYSAHPLIAIDEQVDRMIEALVSPRLQELAWTKHGFRGPLGTVTGDADSAIAGLLPAEIDAVLPMPDANVMLALLDKLVS from the coding sequence ATGGCCATTTCCCGCCGCGCTTTTGGAGTAGGGCTTCTTGCCGCCGGTGTCGCGGGGACCGGAGGCTATTTCGCTGTCAAGGACCGGCCGGAGCTACAGGGGCTGCTCGGCAACCGCACCAAGCTCTTCGGCTTCATCGGCGGCGAGAAGGAAGCCTTCCTGGCTGACAACGACGTGATCTCGGCGCTCCACGGTTACGGATTGGAGATCAACAGCCGCGTCGCCGGTTCGGTCGAGATGGTGCGTGAACAGGCGCTTCTGTCGCAGAACCCCGCGTTCCTGTGGCCGTCCTCATCGATCATGGTCGATATCGCCCGGCAGGGCGGCATCAAGATCCGCAACGATCGCGTCATCCTCAATACGCCCATCGTCGTCTATTCCTGGCAGCCCGTCGTCGACGGATTGACCAAGGCGGGGCTCGTCACCACGACGCCAGAGGGGCAGCATCAGCTTGATCTCAAGGCGTTGCTGGACGCAATGCTTGCCGGAACGAACTGGTCGAAGCTCGGCGTCAACTCGCTCTATGGTCAGGCCCGGATCGTCTCGACCGATCCCAACCGTTCCAATTCCGGCTTCATGTTTTCAGGCCTCGTGCTCAGCCTCCTGAGCGGCAATGTGGCGAGTACTGAAAGTCTCCCGCAATTCGGGGACAAGGCGCAGGCGATCTTCCGCAACATGGGCTTCAAGTCGTCGTCATCGGGCAAGCTGTTCGAACAGTATCTTGCCGGTGGCATCGGCGGCGAGCCGATGATCGTCGGCTATGAGAATCAGCTGGTGGAATGGATTATCGCCGATCCGAAGCGTTGGCAGAGGATACAGGCCGGCAACAGCGCTAAGCCCGTGGTGCTCTATCCGCATCCGACCGTCTATTCCGCGCACCCGCTGATCGCCATCGATGAACAGGTCGATCGCATGATAGAGGCCTTGGTCAGCCCGCGGCTACAGGAGCTTGCCTGGACCAAGCACGGTTTCCGTGGGCCGCTGGGAACAGTAACCGGCGATGCCGACAGCGCGATTGCCGGCCTGCTGCCGGCTGAAATCGACGCCGTATTGCCGATGCCGGACGCCAATGTCATGCTGGCGCTGCTCGACAAACTGGTCAGCTGA
- a CDS encoding GNAT family N-acetyltransferase: MTDELSIRVERSFKNIAPESWSKLAGASRTGSILPYNPFVSHAFLSSLEESGSATDKTGWLGNHLLLETDGGELLGAVAGYLKSHSQGEYVFDHGWADAFERAGGRYYPKLQCSIPFTPATGPRLLVAEGQDRSVLQPALAESLKEVTRQLGVSSAHITFLPEDEASIFEGDGYLHRTDQQFHFINEGYADHDAFLETLASRKRKALKKERRTAVEHGISIDWLTGSDLTENIWDQFFAFYMDTGSRKWGRPYLTRKFYSLIGERMPDDILLVMAKREGRYIAGAINFIGGETLFGRHWGCIEDHPFLHFEVCYHQAIDFALEKGLKRVEAGAQGEHKLARGYLPVITHSAHYIGHHGLRRAVADYLEHEREQVEEMSEVLTEHSPFRKGERQDI, translated from the coding sequence ATGACAGACGAATTATCCATTCGAGTCGAACGATCCTTTAAGAACATCGCCCCGGAGAGCTGGTCCAAGCTGGCCGGGGCGTCCAGAACCGGCAGCATCCTGCCGTACAATCCCTTCGTCTCGCACGCTTTCCTGTCGTCGCTCGAGGAGTCCGGCTCCGCGACCGACAAGACGGGATGGCTCGGCAATCACCTGCTGCTCGAAACCGACGGCGGCGAATTGCTCGGTGCCGTCGCGGGCTATCTCAAGAGCCACAGCCAGGGCGAATATGTCTTCGACCATGGCTGGGCCGATGCTTTCGAGCGGGCTGGTGGCCGCTATTATCCGAAGCTGCAATGCTCCATTCCCTTCACGCCCGCTACCGGGCCACGGCTGCTCGTCGCCGAGGGACAGGATCGGAGCGTGCTGCAGCCGGCGCTGGCCGAGAGCCTGAAGGAAGTCACCCGGCAACTCGGCGTTTCCTCCGCGCACATCACCTTCCTGCCCGAAGACGAAGCTTCGATCTTCGAAGGCGATGGCTACCTGCATCGCACTGACCAGCAGTTCCATTTCATCAATGAAGGCTATGCGGATCACGATGCCTTCCTGGAAACGCTTGCGTCACGCAAGCGCAAGGCGCTGAAGAAGGAGCGGCGCACGGCGGTCGAGCATGGCATCAGCATCGACTGGTTGACCGGCAGCGATCTCACCGAAAACATCTGGGACCAGTTTTTCGCCTTCTACATGGATACCGGCAGCCGCAAATGGGGCCGCCCCTATCTCACCCGAAAATTCTATTCACTGATCGGCGAACGCATGCCCGACGATATCCTGCTCGTCATGGCCAAGCGGGAGGGCCGCTACATTGCCGGCGCCATCAACTTCATCGGCGGCGAGACGCTGTTTGGCCGGCATTGGGGCTGCATCGAAGATCATCCCTTTCTGCATTTCGAAGTCTGCTATCATCAGGCGATCGATTTCGCGCTTGAGAAGGGGCTGAAGCGGGTGGAAGCCGGCGCGCAAGGCGAGCACAAGCTGGCGCGCGGCTATCTTCCGGTCATCACGCATTCGGCGCACTATATCGGCCATCATGGCCTGCGGCGCGCTGTTGCCGACTACCTGGAGCACGAGCGGGAGCAGGTGGAGGAGATGAGCGAAGTCCTCACCGAACACAGCCCCTTCCGCAAAGGCGAGCGGCAGGATATTTAG
- a CDS encoding VWA domain-containing protein: protein MTIRKFVTGLTLASALALSGCNIGGQGPKFSIVSGSENTVLQPVVEEFCKEKKATCSFTYEGTLDIGLALQGEQGVEQDAVWPASSVWVDMFDAKRRVKSLTSVAQMPVILGVRKSKAEALGWVGKPVYMKDILTAVKSGSLKFLMTSATQSNSGASAYLGMLSSALGNKPVIEPGDLDKPDVQGAVRSLLGGVERSSGSSGWLADLYTDSAGKGVLYDAMWNYEAVLKETNDKLAGMGKEPLYAIYPADGVVVADSPIGFVDHGRGQEVEIFFNQLVEYLRSAPVQKRIADTGRRIPLADVTAKPEPSWNFDPTRLVTAIRMPEPAVIRQALDLYQVALRKPSLTALCLDFSGSMAGKGEEQLQAAMHFLFNPDETGKVLAQWTPTDRIMVIPFDADVRTTFEGTGNPAQQKMLVDKVSRQRADGGTDMYACASKALDWISATRDLSSYLPAIVIMTDGRSDDANGDFMSRWASVNPHVPVFGITFGDADKRQLDALAKETSARVFDGRGDLVSAFRAVRGYN, encoded by the coding sequence ATGACAATCCGCAAATTTGTTACCGGCCTGACGCTCGCGTCAGCTCTTGCGCTGAGCGGCTGCAATATCGGCGGGCAAGGCCCGAAATTCTCGATCGTTTCCGGCTCGGAAAACACGGTTCTTCAGCCTGTTGTCGAGGAATTCTGCAAGGAGAAGAAGGCGACCTGCAGCTTTACCTATGAAGGCACGCTGGATATCGGCTTGGCCCTGCAGGGCGAGCAGGGCGTCGAGCAGGATGCCGTCTGGCCTGCCTCGAGCGTCTGGGTCGATATGTTCGACGCCAAGCGGCGGGTGAAGTCATTGACGTCGGTCGCGCAGATGCCGGTCATTCTCGGCGTGCGCAAATCCAAGGCCGAGGCGCTCGGCTGGGTCGGCAAGCCTGTTTATATGAAAGACATATTGACGGCGGTGAAGAGCGGCTCGCTGAAGTTTCTCATGACATCGGCGACACAATCGAATTCCGGCGCCAGTGCCTATCTCGGCATGCTGTCGAGCGCGCTCGGCAACAAGCCCGTGATCGAGCCGGGCGATCTCGACAAGCCGGATGTCCAGGGTGCGGTCCGCTCGCTGCTCGGCGGCGTCGAGCGCTCCTCCGGGTCATCGGGCTGGCTTGCGGATCTCTATACCGATTCGGCCGGAAAGGGCGTGCTCTACGACGCCATGTGGAACTACGAGGCGGTGCTGAAGGAAACCAACGACAAGCTCGCGGGCATGGGCAAGGAACCGCTTTATGCCATCTACCCCGCCGACGGCGTCGTCGTTGCCGATTCTCCGATCGGTTTCGTCGACCATGGGCGAGGGCAGGAGGTCGAGATCTTCTTCAACCAGCTCGTCGAATATTTGCGCTCCGCGCCGGTGCAGAAGCGTATCGCGGATACGGGCCGCCGCATTCCGCTCGCGGATGTCACCGCCAAGCCGGAACCGTCATGGAATTTCGATCCGACCCGGCTCGTGACCGCGATCCGCATGCCGGAGCCTGCCGTCATCCGCCAGGCGCTCGATCTCTATCAGGTGGCATTGCGCAAGCCGTCACTGACCGCACTCTGCCTTGATTTCTCAGGCTCTATGGCGGGCAAAGGCGAGGAGCAGCTCCAGGCGGCCATGCACTTCCTGTTCAATCCCGACGAAACAGGCAAGGTGCTGGCGCAATGGACGCCGACCGATCGCATCATGGTCATTCCGTTCGACGCCGATGTGCGCACGACTTTCGAGGGTACGGGAAATCCGGCTCAGCAGAAAATGCTTGTCGACAAGGTTTCGCGCCAGCGCGCCGACGGCGGCACGGATATGTATGCCTGCGCGAGCAAGGCGCTTGACTGGATAAGCGCGACGCGGGATCTGTCATCCTATCTGCCGGCGATCGTCATCATGACCGATGGTAGATCCGATGATGCCAACGGTGATTTCATGAGCCGCTGGGCATCGGTGAACCCGCATGTGCCGGTGTTCGGCATCACCTTCGGCGATGCGGACAAGCGGCAGCTGGATGCTCTCGCAAAGGAGACCTCGGCGCGCGTCTTTGACGGCCGTGGCGATCTGGTCAGCGCGTTCCGGGCAGTGCGCGGCTATAACTAG
- a CDS encoding glycerophosphodiester phosphodiesterase yields MSKLAWLTERPVAHRGYHDMNKEVWENTLSAFSRAIEAGFAIECDLHYASDGVPVVFHDDDLQRVCNLPGEVRERTSAELGLLSIGGTKDKIPTLKQLLQLCGGKVPLLLELKGREGDDEGFAEFVLEVLEGYRGHVALMSFDHWLLKDLKGLEAPYPVGLTAEGNKPETFFQHDEAMHLGLDFISYFYGHLPNPFVTAQRQRGIPVITWTVRDEAARKHTFANADQMTFEGFDPRLAS; encoded by the coding sequence ATGAGCAAGCTTGCCTGGCTGACTGAGCGTCCCGTCGCCCATCGCGGCTATCATGACATGAACAAGGAAGTCTGGGAGAATACGCTCTCGGCCTTCAGCCGCGCCATCGAGGCGGGCTTTGCCATCGAATGCGACCTGCATTACGCCTCGGACGGCGTTCCGGTCGTCTTCCATGACGACGACCTGCAGCGCGTCTGCAACCTGCCCGGCGAAGTGCGCGAGCGCACCTCGGCCGAACTCGGGCTGCTCTCGATCGGCGGCACCAAGGACAAGATCCCGACGCTGAAGCAGCTTCTGCAGCTCTGCGGTGGCAAGGTGCCGCTCTTGCTGGAACTCAAGGGACGCGAAGGCGACGACGAAGGCTTTGCTGAATTCGTTCTCGAAGTGCTCGAAGGTTACAGGGGCCACGTCGCGCTGATGAGCTTCGACCACTGGCTGCTCAAGGACCTTAAAGGCCTGGAAGCACCCTACCCGGTCGGGCTTACGGCCGAAGGAAACAAGCCCGAGACGTTTTTTCAGCATGACGAAGCCATGCATCTTGGGCTAGACTTCATTTCGTACTTCTACGGCCACCTGCCGAACCCCTTTGTCACGGCGCAGCGCCAGCGCGGCATTCCGGTCATCACCTGGACCGTGCGCGACGAAGCGGCCCGCAAACATACATTTGCCAATGCAGACCAGATGACCTTCGAAGGTTTTGACCCGCGCCTGGCCTCGTAA
- the rpsB gene encoding 30S ribosomal protein S2 encodes MALPDFSMRQLLEAGVHFGHQTHRWNPKMKPYIFGDRNNIHIIDLAQTVPLLSRALQVVSDTVARGGRVLFVGTKRQASELIADSAKRSAQYYVNARWLGGMMTNWKTISNSIQRLRKLDEILSGDAQGFTKKERLNLEREREKLDKALGGIKDMGGTPDLMFIIDTNKEKIAIDEAKRLGIPVVAIIDSNCDPDLIDYPIPGNDDASRAIALYCDLISRAAIDGIARQQGASGRDLGASEEAPIEPTLADGTEA; translated from the coding sequence ATGGCATTGCCCGATTTTTCTATGCGCCAGCTTCTGGAAGCTGGTGTTCACTTCGGCCACCAGACGCATCGCTGGAACCCGAAGATGAAGCCGTACATTTTCGGCGATCGCAACAACATCCACATCATCGACCTCGCGCAGACGGTTCCGTTGCTGAGCCGCGCCCTGCAGGTCGTCAGCGACACCGTTGCCCGTGGCGGCCGTGTTCTGTTCGTCGGCACCAAGCGCCAGGCGTCCGAACTGATCGCCGACAGTGCCAAGCGCTCGGCTCAGTACTACGTCAACGCCCGCTGGCTCGGCGGCATGATGACCAACTGGAAGACGATCTCCAACTCGATCCAGCGTCTGCGCAAGCTCGACGAAATCCTCTCCGGCGATGCCCAGGGCTTCACCAAGAAGGAACGTCTGAACCTTGAGCGCGAGCGCGAAAAGCTCGACAAGGCCCTCGGCGGTATCAAGGACATGGGCGGCACGCCGGACCTGATGTTCATCATCGACACCAACAAGGAAAAGATCGCGATCGACGAAGCCAAGCGCCTCGGCATCCCGGTCGTCGCCATCATCGACTCGAACTGCGATCCGGACCTGATCGACTATCCGATCCCGGGCAACGACGACGCCTCGCGCGCCATCGCTCTTTACTGCGACCTGATCTCGCGCGCTGCCATCGACGGCATCGCCCGTCAGCAGGGTGCATCCGGCCGTGATCTCGGCGCTTCCGAAGAAGCTCCGATCGAGCCGACCCTGGCGGACGGCACCGAAGCCTGA